One genomic region from Halobacteriovorax sp. HLS encodes:
- a CDS encoding TrbC/VirB2 family protein translates to MINKSNLLSLGLMVGLITLLAFYPDSAFAQVIGGGFESKMQGLTTKLITVILPLVSVLGLVYAVILALTGDGAAKGRIIMVIVCSIVGFMAPHIIGWFQSAAGQ, encoded by the coding sequence ATGATTAATAAATCAAATCTTTTATCACTTGGTTTAATGGTTGGGCTTATTACGTTATTGGCGTTCTATCCAGATTCAGCATTCGCTCAAGTAATTGGCGGTGGATTTGAATCCAAAATGCAAGGGCTAACAACAAAGCTGATCACCGTTATTCTGCCTTTAGTCAGTGTGCTTGGTTTAGTTTATGCCGTTATCTTGGCACTAACTGGAGATGGCGCAGCAAAAGGGCGAATCATCATGGTCATTGTATGTAGTATCGTTGGCTTTATGGCACCACATATTATCGGCTGGTTTCAATCAGCAGCAGGACAATAA
- a CDS encoding toll/interleukin-1 receptor domain-containing protein, translating to MSKTQKRFFVSHSSLDEKIVSLFVDDILVKGLRINDDEIYCSSMQGLGNLSGDNFVTEIKNALKPAEISFLMISENYKCSEICLNEMGASWLADCHVIPILIEPVSFQSVGPLNVQNHCEKILDDNSIYNIRKTIKEKSTINPTGDGRWKSIVEKYIETAKKIKIKQPDINTVPFEKFNSLTNEKESLQDEINEMVDEIDKKDKYINELESKKDKIDVQEAKKATGVATYQQLLDEKVKDVKHNLGVFSNLVKRMLLRNFYDHPHPKLQFGEEDEINDAISRKYLTEDWESGSKKDNRELEESLASLGKLEEDEKFCDWYEKEYDDAFDPSDQDFWDGYFF from the coding sequence ATGTCAAAAACTCAAAAGCGGTTTTTCGTCAGCCATTCGTCATTAGATGAAAAAATTGTATCACTCTTTGTTGATGATATTTTGGTTAAAGGACTTAGAATAAACGATGATGAAATATACTGTTCTTCCATGCAGGGGCTTGGAAACCTGTCAGGCGATAATTTTGTAACAGAAATAAAAAATGCACTTAAGCCTGCTGAAATTTCCTTTCTAATGATTTCAGAAAATTATAAATGTAGTGAAATTTGCTTAAATGAAATGGGTGCATCTTGGTTAGCTGATTGTCATGTTATTCCCATTTTAATTGAACCTGTTTCATTTCAATCAGTAGGTCCACTTAATGTTCAAAATCATTGTGAGAAAATCTTAGATGATAACTCCATATACAATATTAGAAAAACAATAAAAGAAAAAAGTACAATTAACCCCACTGGCGATGGCAGATGGAAAAGTATTGTAGAAAAATATATTGAAACTGCCAAAAAAATTAAAATTAAGCAGCCAGATATAAACACCGTTCCTTTTGAAAAGTTTAATTCTCTCACAAATGAAAAAGAGAGCCTTCAAGACGAAATAAATGAAATGGTGGATGAAATTGATAAAAAAGACAAATACATAAATGAGCTTGAAAGCAAAAAAGATAAAATAGATGTTCAGGAAGCAAAGAAAGCAACAGGTGTAGCAACATACCAACAGCTTCTTGATGAAAAAGTCAAAGATGTAAAACATAACCTTGGGGTATTTTCTAATCTTGTTAAAAGAATGCTTCTTAGAAACTTTTACGATCATCCACATCCAAAACTACAGTTTGGTGAAGAAGATGAAATAAATGATGCTATTTCAAGAAAGTACTTAACAGAAGATTGGGAATCAGGAAGCAAGAAAGACAATAGAGAATTAGAGGAATCACTCGCTTCTCTAGGTAAATTAGAAGAAGATGAAAAGTTCTGTGATTGGTATGAAAAAGAGTATGATGACGCATTTGATCCTAGTGACCAAGATTTTTGGGACGGATACTTCTTTTAA
- a CDS encoding isoprenylcysteine carboxylmethyltransferase family protein, translating to MQTTEAIKPDYKKYIGSLIMFGFASISITRWTQSGELFFLVLSFRDLIASYFLAKRESAEIKSTKMMSMIAYISSGLPLIYLSAPYGLELRIYRLGADLLTIIGFLIVTWATIDLGTKLGVSPAKRGEKQTQGMYRFFNHPMYLGYGIAQLGWLLVNKFNINIYLISILLFILRAKDENRILDQSSPHHK from the coding sequence ATGCAAACAACTGAAGCGATCAAACCTGATTACAAAAAATATATAGGAAGCCTTATAATGTTTGGCTTTGCTTCTATTTCTATTACAAGATGGACACAATCAGGTGAATTATTTTTTCTAGTCCTCTCATTTAGGGATTTGATCGCTTCCTACTTTTTAGCGAAAAGAGAGAGTGCAGAAATAAAATCTACCAAAATGATGTCAATGATTGCTTATATCTCTAGTGGTCTTCCTCTCATTTATTTATCAGCACCTTACGGACTAGAGTTAAGAATATACAGGCTTGGAGCTGATCTTTTAACAATAATAGGTTTCCTGATCGTCACTTGGGCCACTATTGACTTAGGAACGAAGCTAGGAGTTTCCCCCGCAAAGCGTGGCGAAAAACAAACACAAGGAATGTACCGCTTTTTCAATCACCCTATGTACCTAGGCTATGGTATTGCACAACTAGGATGGTTACTGGTTAATAAATTTAATATTAATATCTACCTTATTTCGATATTGTTGTTCATCTTAAGAGCTAAAGATGAAAATAGAATACTAGACCAATCGAGTCCACACCATAAATAA
- a CDS encoding alpha/beta fold hydrolase, with protein MEANIIKNSNSSINLVFVSGGPGLSSLSFKPLLELSERFNLHFLDPMGTTSKLNIEPTYSNLLKEIEEYINDIPNVVLCGHSFGGIQAIDITSDKKPNIVGLIVIGSPVTANAFRVMNQNFDLDLSQKHIDISKKLEISPTDEIYKEWFYAYRDFYFNPETSSDGIKVITDDRVCVKSYSLAITESSTKEHCLESLKALNIPKLFITGELDQVLPPHSAKHEAETGGFDLEIIKSAGHFAHYECPNETIQTIINFLSKEGVTK; from the coding sequence ATGGAGGCGAACATAATTAAGAATAGTAACTCAAGTATCAACTTGGTATTTGTCTCGGGTGGGCCAGGTCTTAGTTCCCTATCCTTCAAACCGTTGTTAGAGCTGAGCGAAAGATTTAATTTACATTTTTTAGACCCTATGGGAACGACTTCTAAACTGAACATAGAGCCAACTTATTCAAATCTACTTAAAGAAATTGAAGAATATATTAATGATATTCCGAATGTTGTCCTCTGTGGTCACTCTTTTGGCGGAATACAAGCAATAGATATTACAAGCGACAAGAAGCCGAATATTGTAGGATTAATTGTCATTGGTTCACCTGTTACGGCAAATGCATTTAGAGTAATGAATCAAAACTTTGATCTTGATTTATCACAAAAGCACATTGATATTTCAAAAAAACTTGAAATATCGCCGACTGATGAAATTTACAAAGAATGGTTTTATGCTTACAGGGATTTTTATTTTAATCCAGAAACTTCAAGCGATGGAATCAAAGTAATTACTGATGATAGAGTATGTGTCAAAAGCTACAGCCTCGCAATTACCGAAAGCTCCACAAAAGAACATTGCCTAGAATCTTTAAAAGCATTAAATATTCCAAAACTTTTTATCACTGGTGAACTTGATCAAGTGCTACCACCACATTCTGCAAAACATGAAGCCGAAACGGGAGGATTTGACCTTGAAATTATAAAAAGTGCAGGACATTTTGCACATTACGAATGTCCAAACGAAACAATTCAAACAATAATCAATTTTCTATCCAAAGAGGGAGTGACCAAATGA
- a CDS encoding sigma-54 dependent transcriptional regulator, translating to MEKELILLVDDDRGILESSEILLSDEFEICTASSVSEAKNRLKEDNIQIAVVDLNFEGHEQDGLSLIDHMTKEHHQIPFIVLSGDKDTKRVVEATKRPLVEFVTKDGDHDETLRIAIRKGILKRKELEAQKIKGFQFKTKSKEIKKIFRSIDKLLQSNSNASILINGESGTGKEYMAKYISNFLGKRLVAANMASIPKETAESELFGHTKGAFTGATSNKIGLLEQAHNGVFFLDEIGDCSPEIQSKLLRAIQEKEVMPVGSTVPRKVNLRFIAATHHDLDNLVAEGEFRLDLQQRLNTFIFKLPALRNRHEDIDYYATMFINELSNGDYYNVVPSAYRALKEYHWPGNVRELRNIIERALVFTDRRTIDDVIVYKALNISAPKMLEEIKPKFHYEKLKEAEIKSNIIDALNTVKGNKVEGAKVLGVHISTLHRWIKRYDLEELIPHISRGRPSSNQVGI from the coding sequence ATGGAAAAAGAACTAATTTTACTAGTCGATGATGACAGAGGCATTTTAGAAAGCAGTGAAATCCTTCTTTCTGATGAGTTTGAAATCTGTACAGCATCAAGCGTATCAGAAGCAAAAAATCGCCTCAAAGAAGATAATATACAAATTGCAGTCGTTGATCTTAATTTTGAAGGTCACGAACAGGACGGATTATCTCTCATAGATCACATGACCAAAGAGCACCATCAGATCCCTTTCATTGTATTAAGTGGTGATAAAGATACAAAAAGAGTTGTAGAAGCAACGAAAAGACCTTTGGTTGAATTTGTAACAAAAGATGGTGATCATGATGAAACTCTTAGGATTGCTATCAGAAAAGGAATTTTAAAGAGAAAAGAATTGGAGGCACAAAAAATTAAAGGCTTTCAATTCAAAACGAAATCTAAAGAAATCAAGAAAATTTTCAGAAGCATTGATAAACTTCTTCAGAGTAATAGTAATGCATCCATATTAATAAATGGTGAGTCTGGGACAGGCAAAGAATATATGGCAAAATATATTTCTAACTTCCTTGGAAAGCGTCTTGTCGCTGCCAACATGGCGAGTATTCCGAAAGAGACTGCTGAATCAGAATTATTTGGGCATACAAAAGGTGCTTTTACTGGCGCTACATCTAACAAAATAGGTTTACTTGAGCAGGCCCATAATGGCGTTTTCTTCTTAGATGAAATTGGGGATTGCTCACCAGAAATTCAATCTAAACTTCTTAGAGCGATTCAAGAGAAGGAAGTCATGCCTGTTGGTTCAACTGTCCCCAGAAAGGTTAATCTCAGGTTTATAGCGGCAACTCACCACGACCTAGACAATCTTGTAGCTGAGGGCGAGTTTCGCCTCGACCTACAACAAAGATTAAATACATTCATATTTAAACTTCCAGCCTTGAGGAATAGACATGAGGATATCGATTATTATGCCACGATGTTTATAAATGAACTTTCAAATGGCGATTACTACAACGTAGTACCTTCAGCATACCGTGCGCTTAAAGAGTATCACTGGCCGGGAAATGTAAGGGAGCTTAGAAATATTATTGAGCGTGCTCTTGTATTTACAGATAGGCGAACAATTGATGATGTCATAGTATATAAGGCTCTGAATATATCTGCACCTAAAATGCTCGAAGAGATAAAGCCAAAATTTCACTATGAAAAACTTAAAGAAGCAGAAATAAAATCAAACATCATTGATGCTCTGAATACAGTAAAAGGTAATAAAGTCGAAGGAGCAAAAGTATTAGGAGTTCATATTTCAACACTTCACAGATGGATAAAAAGATATGATCTTGAAGAGTTAATTCCGCATATCAGTAGAGGTAGGCCGTCATCAAATCAGGTGGGTATATAA
- a CDS encoding HAMP domain-containing sensor histidine kinase has product MTNKTLTFKEYLSKKLLPYKIALPISLSILTALFAAYAILVFYSENDRSFVRAIAPHISTLVETQDGPELQRFITSVAEEKNVILNITKNKEIIASSSDNTLIGKPYHLDGIKVLGIESGLSTQYIVSKTEIKRDGGPLTSKGTIYLLNPTLDLFSMVLGVAIIVFLLSFILLNVLATKIISTAQKSIEPIKDLEKSIYDLKKFGEVNLEGYLRIEELENIYNAILTTNSQLKISNNHLAESKGRELAVEAYKKLIHDLHTPVAALKQMIKVINKDGISEDKKDFAKHRVAEIAEQILFQVKASKGNLKVEINPNDLNINESVKKAAGQAQMAMADYENIEIVERYESILTNVAHDNMMLGRAISNLVVNAIEASKNIVEVAVQKLEKEISISVSDDGDGIQEEMVSLFLQGRGKSKKKNGLGIGLSSANHIVRLHGGKIIYRKSHLGGACFDIRLQG; this is encoded by the coding sequence GTGACAAATAAAACTTTAACCTTCAAGGAATATTTATCTAAAAAACTTTTGCCGTATAAAATAGCATTACCAATATCTTTATCAATATTGACTGCATTATTCGCTGCCTATGCCATACTAGTCTTTTACTCTGAAAATGATAGATCATTCGTTAGAGCCATTGCTCCACATATTTCAACGCTGGTTGAAACTCAAGATGGCCCAGAGCTACAAAGATTTATCACCTCAGTTGCTGAAGAAAAAAATGTCATTTTAAATATTACAAAAAACAAAGAGATCATTGCGTCTAGTTCTGATAATACACTAATCGGTAAACCCTATCATTTAGATGGGATTAAGGTTTTGGGAATTGAAAGCGGATTATCAACACAATATATTGTTTCTAAAACGGAGATAAAAAGAGATGGAGGCCCGTTAACATCAAAGGGAACAATTTACCTTTTAAATCCTACTCTCGATTTATTCTCAATGGTTCTTGGTGTCGCAATTATTGTATTTTTACTTAGTTTTATTTTGTTAAATGTTTTAGCTACAAAAATCATATCCACTGCACAGAAGTCAATTGAACCAATAAAAGACTTAGAGAAAAGCATATATGACCTCAAGAAGTTTGGTGAAGTAAACCTTGAAGGATACTTAAGAATTGAAGAACTAGAAAATATTTATAATGCTATTCTGACAACAAATTCGCAGCTTAAAATAAGTAATAATCATCTTGCTGAGTCCAAAGGTAGAGAGCTTGCTGTTGAAGCATATAAAAAACTTATTCACGATTTGCACACTCCCGTTGCTGCTTTAAAACAAATGATCAAGGTGATAAATAAGGACGGCATATCTGAAGATAAAAAAGATTTTGCCAAGCACAGGGTCGCAGAGATCGCGGAGCAAATTCTTTTTCAGGTCAAAGCTTCAAAAGGAAATCTCAAGGTTGAAATCAATCCAAACGATTTAAATATAAATGAATCTGTTAAAAAAGCGGCTGGCCAAGCTCAAATGGCAATGGCCGACTACGAAAACATTGAAATAGTAGAGCGATATGAGTCCATTTTAACAAATGTTGCTCATGACAATATGATGCTTGGAAGAGCAATAAGTAATCTAGTTGTTAATGCAATTGAAGCGAGCAAAAACATTGTTGAAGTTGCTGTCCAAAAACTTGAAAAGGAAATTTCTATTTCTGTATCAGATGATGGTGATGGTATCCAAGAAGAAATGGTCTCACTTTTTTTACAGGGCAGAGGAAAATCAAAAAAGAAAAACGGTCTAGGTATCGGATTATCAAGTGCTAATCACATTGTGAGACTTCATGGTGGAAAAATCATATATAGAAAATCACATTTAGGTGGCGCTTGCTTTGATATAAGACTACAGGGGTAA
- a CDS encoding ABC transporter substrate-binding protein, whose translation MKKIVLGTTFTALILIGGTYHFQNKSNTKHVEIPYIKAVYSKPVTYDPAQMNDGASLIFSELVYEGLLRFTENYGVQAGIAESWETSEDGKTITFKINSKATFHNGEKITSNDVVVSLSRMLAPESKVFKYYDMIKGADEYHSAKSKELQGIKTVGSNIVKIELKSPFPPILYVLAGGTAKILPANQVNEKGFFKAPIGSGPFKLISQSENDIILERFEKYHGATPKLKTLILRAVDQDTAMKEAKLGKVHDLSSWPLSGMEDVFEHGQDISTVVADTWIIGFNSRIPPLNDLKVRKALKTSIDNEKFRHKFYPSAAPAFGYVPQGFPGHVQEKTKLNEKIFIPPHSQIKITIPFGLEKSEEIAKFFEDDLRNKGWNIKTEILKWSEMMKKYENKTLQTFLVSMIVDYPDTEFLLNNFASNNPDNYSGVKDTLIDSLLVKARSLQDRIKRYKVYEKLAKRVNELSLSANLFHSRPHYWIHKCVKNFQPNLLAVAYIDYRKVGFDVQCILGGEK comes from the coding sequence TTGAAAAAGATTGTTCTTGGAACAACATTCACAGCACTAATTTTGATTGGAGGAACATACCACTTTCAAAATAAGTCGAATACCAAGCATGTAGAAATTCCCTACATCAAGGCAGTGTATTCTAAACCTGTGACTTATGATCCGGCACAGATGAATGATGGCGCATCACTAATTTTTTCAGAACTTGTTTACGAAGGATTGCTCCGCTTTACAGAAAATTATGGAGTTCAGGCCGGCATTGCTGAATCTTGGGAAACCAGCGAAGACGGGAAAACTATTACTTTCAAAATTAACTCAAAAGCAACATTTCATAATGGAGAGAAAATCACCTCAAATGACGTCGTTGTCTCTTTAAGTCGAATGCTTGCCCCTGAAAGCAAGGTCTTTAAATATTACGATATGATTAAAGGTGCTGATGAATATCATTCAGCAAAATCAAAAGAACTTCAGGGTATAAAAACCGTTGGTAGTAATATCGTTAAGATAGAACTTAAAAGTCCATTTCCACCAATTCTTTATGTCCTCGCAGGGGGAACAGCAAAAATTCTTCCAGCTAATCAAGTAAATGAGAAAGGGTTTTTCAAGGCTCCAATCGGATCAGGGCCTTTCAAATTAATATCACAAAGCGAAAATGACATTATATTAGAGAGATTTGAAAAATATCATGGAGCGACTCCTAAATTAAAAACACTAATACTCAGGGCCGTAGATCAAGATACTGCAATGAAGGAAGCAAAATTAGGAAAGGTTCATGATTTATCAAGTTGGCCACTTAGTGGTATGGAAGATGTCTTTGAACACGGACAAGATATTAGCACAGTTGTGGCCGATACTTGGATTATTGGGTTTAATTCTAGGATTCCACCACTTAATGATCTAAAAGTAAGAAAGGCACTTAAAACAAGTATTGATAATGAAAAATTTAGACATAAATTCTATCCAAGTGCGGCTCCTGCTTTTGGCTATGTACCACAAGGATTTCCGGGCCACGTTCAAGAAAAGACAAAATTAAATGAGAAGATTTTCATCCCACCACATTCACAAATTAAAATTACCATTCCTTTTGGACTTGAAAAAAGTGAGGAAATTGCAAAGTTTTTTGAAGATGATCTAAGAAATAAAGGTTGGAATATAAAAACTGAAATTTTGAAATGGTCTGAAATGATGAAGAAATATGAAAATAAAACTCTTCAGACTTTTCTTGTTTCAATGATTGTTGATTATCCTGATACAGAGTTCCTATTAAATAATTTCGCTTCTAATAATCCCGATAACTATAGTGGCGTTAAGGACACACTAATTGATAGTCTTCTTGTTAAAGCAAGAAGTCTTCAAGATCGTATTAAGCGTTATAAAGTTTATGAAAAATTAGCCAAAAGAGTTAATGAACTTTCACTATCAGCAAATTTGTTTCATTCAAGACCTCATTACTGGATTCATAAATGTGTTAAGAATTTCCAGCCAAATTTATTAGCTGTTGCTTATATCGATTATAGAAAGGTTGGCTTTGACGTTCAATGCATACTTGGAGGTGAAAAGTGA
- a CDS encoding helix-turn-helix domain-containing protein, which produces MTEPERWYSVEEIALHLGVSKETIYRWVEKEKIPAHKVGRQWKFKVSEVDEWVTSGGAKEKGKI; this is translated from the coding sequence GTGACTGAACCTGAACGATGGTACTCCGTCGAGGAAATCGCATTACATTTAGGAGTTTCTAAAGAAACGATCTATCGCTGGGTAGAAAAGGAAAAGATTCCTGCTCATAAGGTTGGTCGACAATGGAAATTTAAGGTCAGTGAAGTTGATGAGTGGGTTACTTCTGGTGGAGCAAAGGAAAAGGGGAAAATATGA